One window from the genome of Pseudanabaena yagii GIHE-NHR1 encodes:
- a CDS encoding ABC1 kinase family protein → MSAIAQLPPKKLRWQRIKSSSLARQREVFLAAFTFLFFIWWDKFWQIDTSRTRSKRAEWLVRNMLELGPTFIKIGQSLSTRVDILPPEYISNLSQLQDKVPAFSAKEARDIIELELGKSLYTIYRDFDEVPLAAASLGQVHRATLHTGEDVVVKVQRPGLKRLFDLDLLAVGKLLKVFRQYLPWARKYNLEGIYNEFFTILYQEIDYAIEGSNADRFRKNFEGYPRIVIPKVYWEYSTSMVLTLEYVPGIKVDDRQALEACGLNPKEINQLGICCYLKQLLQDGFFHADPHPGNLAVSPSGSLIFYDYGMMAEVKTMAKDQMVKTFFAVLRKDTNEVVDTLMSMGFIEPIADMSPVKRMLKFVLDRFTERPVNIYEFEQIKSEVVAIFEKQPFRLPPQMTYLLKSLTTLDGIARILDPEYNFSTAAQPFVKSIVLTRGRGNTLGALAQQAKDFLVYQLNKPSRMEILLERLEERIERGELMIQVKSSESDRTLKRINIAVKALIYACLTGFLLLAGAVLLVGTNGTYASWAIVTFVGAGFTGLSLIRALIQLSIREKIDNLAEQ, encoded by the coding sequence ATGTCTGCGATCGCCCAATTACCTCCCAAAAAACTACGCTGGCAGAGAATTAAAAGCTCCTCTCTTGCCCGCCAACGGGAAGTATTTTTAGCTGCCTTTACATTCCTGTTTTTTATATGGTGGGATAAATTTTGGCAAATCGACACATCGCGTACCCGCAGCAAACGCGCCGAATGGCTAGTACGCAATATGCTCGAGCTTGGTCCAACCTTTATCAAAATCGGTCAGTCCCTATCCACCCGTGTGGATATATTGCCTCCCGAATATATTAGTAATTTGTCACAGCTACAGGACAAAGTCCCTGCTTTTAGTGCCAAAGAAGCAAGAGACATCATTGAACTCGAACTTGGCAAGTCTCTTTATACGATCTATCGTGATTTTGATGAAGTGCCTCTAGCGGCGGCGAGTCTGGGTCAAGTCCATCGTGCGACTCTACATACTGGGGAAGATGTGGTGGTCAAGGTTCAACGCCCTGGGTTAAAAAGACTATTCGATCTTGATTTACTTGCTGTTGGTAAGTTGCTTAAGGTTTTTCGGCAATATTTGCCTTGGGCTCGCAAATATAACTTAGAGGGGATTTATAACGAATTTTTCACTATTCTTTATCAAGAAATCGACTATGCGATCGAGGGGAGCAATGCCGATCGCTTTCGCAAAAATTTTGAAGGCTATCCAAGAATTGTTATTCCTAAAGTTTATTGGGAATATTCGACTTCGATGGTTTTGACCTTGGAATATGTTCCTGGAATTAAGGTGGACGATCGCCAAGCTCTCGAAGCCTGTGGCTTAAATCCCAAGGAAATTAACCAGTTGGGGATCTGCTGCTATCTCAAGCAATTGCTCCAAGATGGCTTCTTTCACGCCGATCCCCATCCGGGGAATTTAGCTGTTAGCCCTAGTGGTAGTTTGATTTTCTATGATTATGGGATGATGGCGGAAGTCAAAACCATGGCAAAGGATCAGATGGTCAAAACCTTCTTTGCCGTATTGCGAAAAGATACGAATGAAGTGGTTGATACCTTGATGAGTATGGGCTTTATCGAGCCGATCGCCGATATGAGTCCTGTGAAACGGATGTTAAAGTTCGTTTTGGATCGCTTTACGGAAAGACCTGTCAATATTTACGAATTTGAGCAAATCAAAAGTGAAGTGGTTGCCATTTTTGAGAAGCAGCCCTTCCGATTGCCGCCACAGATGACTTATCTTCTCAAATCCCTGACGACATTGGATGGCATCGCGAGGATTCTCGACCCAGAATATAATTTTTCCACGGCGGCTCAGCCCTTTGTCAAAAGTATTGTGTTGACTAGAGGTCGGGGTAATACTTTAGGAGCATTAGCTCAACAAGCCAAAGATTTTCTGGTTTATCAGTTGAATAAACCGAGTCGGATGGAAATCCTGCTAGAGCGTTTGGAAGAAAGAATTGAACGTGGCGAATTGATGATTCAAGTCAAGTCTTCGGAAAGCGATCGCACACTCAAGCGGATTAATATTGCGGTTAAAGCTCTCATTTATGCTTGTTTAACAGGATTTTTATTGCTCGCGGGAGCTGTGCTTTTGGTCGGTACAAATGGTACTTATGCGAGTTGGGCGATCGTCACTTTTGTGGGTGCAGGTTTTACTGGCTTATCACTGATTCGTGCCCTAATTCAGCTCTCGATTCGTGAGAAGATTGATAATCTTGCTGAGCAATAG
- a CDS encoding BON domain-containing protein, producing MSERNGNFNDNALSDVEKFFLLLSELNIIESDKSQSSTNQDPILPDDDNRVVKSSPPSSPIVPIEEPKSRAKLLDTLSEQESLNEYESKQSPAVYPFPSLLDELPFLKDLEAIREVPETNGHNSSGSYQQPQTPEIAIRSSNPSTPNNPDYASLGQTKEKETVNRLQDLLLGGEILNILDEPLAPAQVQLEQSQLAVSNQDVYPKSTRELPKVLPSESAYSNSGDVLADDQALHLLQDILVVPEIEDLRSFKISVEQKLGIVESQVNNPEIMNKIEGLESLIQNASRGLNSLGSKLTELGNEQDNIPTEIAQVRARITQLEHRINEPDELVQLLLPVIADILSLKVTESRESMCQAIMPIIAEVIFERSQLDRVAMGHAISDILPSAISEHIQSSPEGIAKAIAPEMGAAIREQIRLDRDAIIDALAPEMGSAIKRQIALERDSMVDALYPVIGNTIAKYFAEAIRTINEKVEQTFSVEGLRRKIRATIQGVSEAELILKESVPFEVQAIFLIHNLSGLVMVDIQQSDLNALIAPIDSDMLAGMLTAIRSFASECMSRSSEDKAEIDTINYSGSKILLEVAGYCYLAVIIRGEPDLEFVTKIRDVFGQIVQVYGEKLKQFDGDASTVPFKVHLELKSLMEVQAEKPQKKSSKALIFLGLALMALIFVPIGIYQHQSQRDRQIEAKVLEAFANTPELAVYRLNVNANGNHLKLSGKLPNQNLRDRALQVANEATKAEIAISNINNSIYAVNVPPDPILVAAEVERLTKVLNYTQGVKIATQFKDGQLTITGQVEQPRLMPKITQTYSKISGITTVTNTATILIPKLSTRIYFPFGVTTLQPTELEKLVEVKAFLDLYPDYNLKISAKSDNIGDRSINYQLGVKRTQALRDALTEKGINANRLHISGIIEPSIQQPSDQIARWVEFEPTLK from the coding sequence ATGTCGGAGAGAAATGGAAATTTCAACGATAATGCTCTCAGCGATGTTGAGAAATTTTTCCTTCTGCTCTCCGAACTTAATATTATTGAATCTGACAAGTCTCAAAGTTCTACTAATCAAGATCCAATCCTGCCTGATGATGACAATAGAGTTGTTAAATCAAGCCCACCCTCTAGTCCTATAGTTCCAATTGAAGAGCCAAAATCTAGAGCAAAACTATTAGATACCCTATCTGAACAGGAATCTCTAAATGAATATGAGAGCAAGCAATCGCCTGCGGTTTATCCATTTCCTAGCCTTTTAGATGAATTACCTTTTTTAAAAGATCTGGAGGCTATTCGTGAAGTCCCTGAAACTAATGGTCACAATAGTTCAGGGAGCTATCAACAGCCTCAAACTCCAGAAATTGCTATCCGCTCAAGTAATCCCAGCACTCCTAACAATCCAGATTATGCATCCCTAGGACAAACCAAAGAAAAAGAAACTGTCAACCGTCTTCAAGATTTGCTACTAGGTGGAGAAATTCTAAATATACTTGATGAACCTTTAGCTCCTGCCCAAGTACAGCTAGAACAGTCACAACTAGCAGTTAGTAATCAAGATGTCTATCCCAAAAGTACAAGGGAATTACCCAAAGTATTACCAAGCGAATCTGCCTACAGCAATTCAGGAGATGTCTTAGCAGATGATCAAGCCCTGCATCTTTTGCAAGATATTCTCGTTGTGCCAGAAATCGAAGATCTAAGAAGTTTCAAAATTTCTGTCGAACAAAAGCTGGGAATTGTCGAAAGTCAGGTCAATAATCCTGAAATTATGAATAAGATTGAGGGCTTAGAAAGCCTCATTCAAAATGCATCGCGTGGGCTCAATAGTCTTGGCTCAAAGCTAACGGAACTTGGGAATGAGCAAGACAATATCCCTACAGAAATTGCTCAGGTGAGAGCGCGGATTACTCAATTAGAACACCGAATTAACGAACCCGATGAACTAGTACAGCTTTTATTGCCAGTAATTGCCGATATCCTAAGTCTCAAAGTGACGGAATCACGCGAGTCAATGTGTCAAGCGATTATGCCCATTATTGCGGAAGTGATTTTTGAGCGATCGCAACTTGATCGGGTCGCCATGGGTCATGCCATTTCCGATATTCTGCCCAGTGCAATTAGTGAGCATATTCAAAGTAGTCCTGAAGGGATTGCCAAAGCGATCGCTCCAGAGATGGGGGCAGCAATTCGTGAACAAATTCGCTTAGATCGAGATGCGATTATCGATGCTCTAGCACCAGAAATGGGATCAGCGATTAAGCGTCAAATTGCCCTCGAACGGGACTCCATGGTAGATGCCCTTTATCCTGTAATCGGCAACACGATCGCGAAATATTTTGCTGAAGCGATTCGGACAATTAATGAAAAGGTTGAGCAAACCTTTAGCGTGGAAGGATTGCGCCGCAAAATTCGAGCAACGATACAGGGTGTTTCCGAAGCAGAACTCATTCTCAAAGAATCAGTTCCCTTTGAGGTACAAGCGATATTTCTGATTCACAACCTTTCGGGACTAGTGATGGTTGACATTCAGCAAAGTGACTTGAATGCACTGATTGCACCGATTGATTCGGATATGTTGGCAGGGATGCTGACCGCCATTCGCAGCTTTGCTAGTGAATGTATGTCACGCTCATCTGAGGACAAGGCTGAAATTGATACAATTAACTACAGTGGCTCAAAAATTTTATTAGAAGTAGCTGGCTATTGCTATCTCGCAGTTATCATTCGTGGTGAGCCTGATCTAGAATTTGTCACGAAAATTCGCGATGTGTTTGGTCAAATTGTCCAAGTCTATGGGGAAAAGCTGAAACAGTTTGACGGAGATGCTAGTACTGTCCCTTTCAAAGTCCATCTTGAACTCAAGTCATTGATGGAAGTACAAGCGGAGAAACCTCAAAAAAAATCATCCAAAGCTCTGATCTTTCTGGGTTTAGCGTTAATGGCGCTCATTTTTGTCCCCATTGGCATTTATCAGCATCAATCTCAACGCGATCGCCAAATCGAAGCCAAAGTCTTAGAAGCCTTTGCCAATACGCCTGAATTAGCGGTCTATCGTCTCAATGTGAACGCCAATGGCAATCATCTCAAGTTATCAGGAAAATTACCTAATCAAAATTTACGCGATCGCGCCCTCCAAGTTGCCAATGAAGCCACCAAAGCAGAAATAGCGATCTCCAATATCAATAACAGTATCTATGCCGTGAATGTACCTCCAGACCCAATCCTCGTTGCGGCTGAGGTGGAACGCCTCACCAAAGTACTGAACTATACCCAAGGTGTGAAGATCGCCACTCAATTCAAAGACGGGCAATTGACGATTACAGGACAAGTTGAGCAGCCCCGACTCATGCCCAAAATCACCCAGACCTATAGCAAAATTTCTGGAATTACAACCGTCACTAATACCGCAACTATCCTGATACCAAAGCTATCAACTCGGATTTATTTCCCCTTTGGAGTGACCACTCTCCAGCCAACGGAACTAGAAAAATTAGTAGAAGTAAAAGCTTTTTTAGACCTATATCCCGACTATAACCTCAAAATTTCTGCGAAGAGTGACAATATTGGCGATCGCAGTATCAATTACCAATTAGGGGTCAAACGCACCCAAGCATTACGCGATGCTCTCACAGAGAAGGGAATCAATGCAAATCGGTTGCATATTTCTGGGATAATAGAGCCATCTATTCAGCAACCTTCTGACCAAATAGCAAGATGGGTAGAGTTTGAACCTACGCTAAAATAA
- a CDS encoding Rab family GTPase encodes MHSSPKVISQKMCLVGDFGVGKTSLIRQFVDRQFSDKYLSTVGVKISRKLVSISDSVVNTTNTSSEELKQLQLIIWDIEGSTRFKGITPSYLQGAKGALIVGDVTRQTSMQNLEAHVQLFRSINPRSQVIIALNKVDLITAHERDTLFQSLLMEFAKLKISVYVTSAKTGEGVDEIFQTLAHQILMLE; translated from the coding sequence ATGCATTCTTCTCCCAAAGTAATTTCTCAAAAAATGTGTCTTGTTGGCGATTTTGGGGTTGGCAAAACTAGCCTCATCCGTCAATTTGTAGATCGTCAATTTAGTGATAAATATCTATCAACCGTTGGCGTGAAAATTTCGCGTAAACTAGTATCTATTTCAGATTCAGTTGTCAATACCACAAATACTTCTTCAGAAGAATTAAAGCAACTCCAGCTAATTATTTGGGATATTGAAGGAAGTACACGCTTTAAGGGAATCACTCCTAGCTATCTACAAGGAGCTAAAGGCGCATTAATTGTTGGTGATGTCACTAGACAAACAAGTATGCAAAATCTGGAAGCTCATGTCCAACTTTTTCGGTCGATTAATCCTCGCTCTCAAGTGATCATTGCTCTAAATAAAGTCGATTTAATCACAGCCCACGAAAGGGATACTCTATTTCAATCTCTTCTGATGGAATTCGCTAAGCTTAAAATCTCTGTATATGTAACATCTGCAAAGACAGGGGAAGGAGTTGATGAAATATTTCAAACTCTAGCACACCAAATCCTAATGTTAGAATAG